A single region of the Halobacterium wangiae genome encodes:
- a CDS encoding DUF1059 domain-containing protein — protein sequence MVQSDDEQEVLNNLKEHAHEKHDMDMSDDDARDMMEQT from the coding sequence ATGGTACAGTCCGACGACGAACAGGAGGTCCTGAACAACCTCAAGGAGCACGCCCACGAGAAACACGACATGGACATGAGCGACGACGACGCGCGGGACATGATGGAGCAGACGTAG
- the lipA gene encoding lipoyl synthase, with protein MSGRRKPDWLKMRPPSGERFTDIKDTLREHDLNTVCEEASCPNLGECWSGRNGPGTATFMLMGHRCSRGCNFCDVETGGMEPLDPEEPANVAESVAKIGLDYVVLTSVDRDDLPDQGAGHFAQTIREIKERDPSVLVEVLIPDFQGEAELVRKIIDANPDVIAHNVETVERRQFPVRDRRAGYEQSLSVLDQVDRESDIYTKTSLMLGVGEYDHEVYQTLGDLREVGVDVVTLGQYLQPSRTHLDVADYVHPQKFETWRRVAEAEFDFLYCASGPMVRSSYKAGELFVDAVLREGKSIEEAREDARRAASD; from the coding sequence ATGAGCGGTCGGCGCAAGCCGGACTGGCTGAAGATGCGGCCGCCGTCCGGGGAACGATTCACGGACATCAAGGATACGCTCCGGGAGCACGACCTCAACACGGTCTGCGAGGAGGCGTCCTGTCCGAACCTCGGGGAGTGCTGGAGCGGTCGCAACGGCCCGGGCACTGCGACGTTCATGCTGATGGGCCACCGGTGTTCGCGGGGCTGTAACTTCTGTGACGTCGAGACCGGGGGGATGGAGCCTCTGGACCCCGAGGAACCCGCGAACGTCGCGGAGTCCGTCGCGAAGATCGGCCTCGACTACGTCGTGCTGACGTCGGTGGACCGCGACGACCTGCCCGACCAGGGCGCCGGCCACTTCGCCCAGACCATCCGGGAGATCAAGGAGCGCGACCCCTCCGTGCTGGTGGAGGTGCTCATCCCGGACTTCCAGGGGGAGGCGGAACTCGTCCGGAAGATCATCGACGCGAACCCGGACGTCATCGCGCACAACGTCGAGACCGTCGAGCGCCGCCAGTTCCCGGTCCGGGACCGCCGCGCGGGCTACGAGCAGTCTCTCTCCGTCCTCGACCAGGTGGACCGCGAGTCCGACATCTACACGAAGACCAGTCTGATGCTGGGCGTCGGCGAGTACGACCACGAGGTGTACCAGACGCTCGGCGACCTCCGCGAGGTCGGCGTCGACGTGGTGACACTCGGCCAGTACCTCCAGCCGTCGCGCACCCACCTCGACGTCGCGGACTACGTCCACCCCCAGAAGTTCGAGACGTGGCGCCGAGTCGCCGAGGCGGAGTTCGACTTCCTCTACTGTGCCTCCGGTCCGATGGTGCGGTCGTCGTACAAGGCCGGCGAACTGTTCGTCGACGCCGTGCTGCGGGAGGGGAAGAGCATCGAAGAGGCACGAGAGGACGCCCGTAGGGCGGCCTCTGACTGA
- the lpdA gene encoding dihydrolipoyl dehydrogenase, whose product MVVGDVSTGTEVAVVGAGPGGYVAAIRAGQLGLDVTLVEKDAYGGTCLNYGCIPSKAMITATDVAHSAGNAEEMGVYADPEVDVGEMVAWKDEVVEQLTGGVEQLCKANGVNLIEGRAEFAGNDKLRVVHGGDGQGSETITYEHCIVATGSKPIEVPGFEFDGEHVLNSRQALAMDDYPESMVVVGAGYIGMEISTVLAKLGVDVTVVEMLDEALVGYEDDLARPVTQHAEELGIDFEFGLAADSWAESGDGIVVTAADEDGETTDFETDKVLVAVGRQPVTDTLNLDAVGLEPNEDGRIETDDQARTDVENVFAIGDVAPGPMLAHKASKEGEVAAEVIAGEPAALDYQAVPAAVFTDPEIATVGLTADAAEAQGFEPAVGKFPFSASGRALTTGEGEGFVRVVADEDSGFILGAQIVGPEASELIAELALAIELGATLEDVAATIHTHPTLAEAVKEASEHALGHAIHTLNR is encoded by the coding sequence ATGGTTGTCGGAGACGTATCCACAGGAACGGAAGTTGCGGTCGTCGGGGCCGGTCCCGGCGGCTACGTCGCGGCCATCCGCGCCGGACAGCTCGGTCTCGACGTGACGCTCGTCGAGAAGGACGCCTACGGGGGGACCTGCCTGAACTACGGCTGCATCCCGTCGAAGGCGATGATCACGGCGACGGATGTCGCCCACTCTGCGGGTAACGCCGAGGAGATGGGCGTGTACGCCGACCCCGAGGTCGACGTCGGCGAGATGGTCGCCTGGAAGGACGAGGTCGTCGAACAGCTCACCGGCGGCGTCGAACAGCTCTGCAAGGCCAACGGCGTCAACCTCATCGAGGGACGCGCGGAGTTCGCGGGCAACGACAAACTCCGCGTCGTCCACGGCGGCGACGGCCAGGGCTCCGAGACCATCACCTACGAGCACTGCATCGTCGCCACCGGCTCGAAGCCCATCGAGGTGCCGGGTTTCGAGTTCGACGGCGAGCACGTCCTGAACTCCCGGCAGGCGCTCGCGATGGACGACTACCCCGAGTCGATGGTCGTCGTCGGCGCGGGCTACATCGGGATGGAGATATCGACGGTCCTCGCGAAGCTCGGCGTCGACGTCACCGTCGTCGAGATGCTCGACGAGGCGCTCGTCGGCTACGAGGACGACCTGGCGCGTCCCGTCACGCAGCACGCGGAGGAACTCGGCATCGACTTCGAGTTCGGCCTCGCCGCGGACTCCTGGGCGGAGTCCGGCGACGGCATCGTCGTCACCGCCGCTGACGAGGACGGCGAGACGACGGACTTCGAGACGGACAAGGTGCTCGTGGCGGTCGGCCGCCAGCCCGTCACGGACACGCTGAACCTCGACGCCGTCGGCCTCGAACCGAACGAGGACGGCCGCATCGAGACGGACGACCAGGCCCGGACCGACGTGGAGAACGTCTTCGCCATCGGCGACGTCGCGCCCGGCCCGATGCTCGCACACAAGGCGAGCAAGGAGGGCGAGGTCGCCGCCGAGGTCATCGCGGGCGAACCCGCGGCCCTCGACTACCAGGCCGTCCCCGCCGCGGTGTTCACGGACCCCGAGATTGCGACCGTCGGCCTCACCGCGGACGCGGCCGAAGCACAGGGCTTCGAGCCCGCGGTCGGGAAGTTCCCGTTCAGCGCCAGCGGTCGCGCGCTCACCACGGGCGAGGGCGAGGGCTTCGTGCGCGTCGTCGCCGACGAGGACAGCGGCTTCATCCTCGGCGCGCAGATCGTCGGCCCGGAGGCCAGCGAACTGATCGCGGAGCTCGCGCTCGCCATCGAACTGGGCGCCACCCTCGAGGACGTCGCTGCCACCATCCACACCCACCCGACGCTCGCCGAGGCAGTCAAGGAGGCCTCCGAGCACGCGCTCGGCCACGCCATCCACACGCTGAACCGGTAA
- a CDS encoding DEAD/DEAH box helicase: MEVAEVVPQFAEAFPFDEFNEMQREAVPALLNSDANVVASAPTGSGKTALAELAICQTLEAGGTALFVAPLRALTNEKEDEWERFEDLGYSVYVVTGERDLNPRRAERADVLVMTPEKADSATRKHDSPRYSFVTDVDCVVIDEVHLLDSEKRGSVLEVVVSRLRRLCDPRVVALSATMPNIDDVAAWLDAAPETTFEFGDEYRPVDLHAGVRTYKHGDNPFADKYRRLFTALDLAEPHLREDGQALVFVSSRQDTVQAAKKTRDEIGERDIPVSSRGDYEFHTAAEDLDNATLRKSVLDGVAFHHAGLSTHDKNLVEQWFREGKIRVLFSTSTLAWGVNLPARCVVIRDTKLHDPLEGEVDMSPLDVLQMLGRAGRPGYDDVGYGWVVCDDSDADKYRALLEEGKAIESRLAGSLAEHLNAEIAMGTIRGLGDVMDWLETTFYYRRAQSAPESYDFPNLRDRVRDTLDSLVADGFIETDEDLGLSATRLGVLASTYYLRLDTAREFRAVADEETDADGILRAVANAGEFDSVSARQSERDAIDRILGADGDEMESGPRKVYAILRGSMDASVPGELRSDAWVIRQNALRLLAALGAFFERYDDPHGANVAARLEARIDNGVPEDAVGLTALDGVAAGRAHKLHDEGIDTPSDVRESGVDGLVDAGLSAGVAESVFEQTREMPAVTVDWGDFPDSIAAGANEMCEVVVRNGGGGAAAGVRVTVNDVAMTERSGYLDDALRAPVGVFGANADVLEFEVTVSFSELPLLPVTDTRTVRIE; encoded by the coding sequence ATGGAGGTTGCCGAGGTCGTTCCACAGTTCGCCGAGGCGTTCCCCTTCGACGAGTTCAACGAGATGCAACGCGAGGCGGTGCCCGCGCTGCTGAACTCGGACGCCAACGTCGTGGCGTCCGCGCCCACCGGCTCCGGGAAGACCGCGCTCGCGGAACTCGCCATCTGCCAGACCCTCGAGGCCGGCGGCACGGCGCTGTTCGTCGCGCCGCTTCGCGCGCTCACCAACGAGAAGGAGGACGAGTGGGAGCGCTTCGAGGACCTCGGCTACTCGGTGTACGTCGTCACTGGCGAACGCGACCTCAACCCGCGACGGGCCGAACGCGCGGACGTCCTCGTGATGACCCCGGAGAAGGCCGACTCGGCGACCCGGAAGCACGACTCGCCGCGGTACTCGTTCGTGACGGACGTCGACTGCGTCGTCATCGACGAGGTCCACCTGCTGGACTCCGAGAAGCGCGGGAGCGTCCTCGAAGTCGTCGTCTCGCGGCTCCGCCGGCTCTGCGACCCGCGCGTGGTCGCGCTGTCGGCGACGATGCCGAACATCGACGACGTCGCAGCGTGGCTCGACGCCGCCCCGGAGACCACCTTCGAGTTCGGCGACGAGTACCGGCCCGTGGACCTGCACGCGGGCGTGCGGACGTACAAACACGGCGACAACCCGTTCGCGGACAAGTACCGCCGGCTGTTCACCGCCCTGGACCTCGCGGAGCCACACCTCCGGGAGGACGGGCAGGCGCTCGTGTTCGTCTCCTCCCGGCAGGACACCGTGCAGGCGGCGAAGAAGACCAGAGACGAGATCGGCGAGCGCGACATCCCGGTGAGCTCCCGTGGGGACTACGAGTTCCACACGGCCGCCGAGGACCTCGACAACGCGACGCTCCGGAAGTCGGTGCTGGACGGCGTGGCGTTCCACCACGCGGGCCTCTCGACCCACGACAAGAACCTCGTCGAACAGTGGTTCCGCGAGGGGAAGATCCGCGTCCTCTTCTCGACGTCGACGCTCGCGTGGGGCGTGAACCTCCCCGCCAGGTGCGTCGTCATCCGGGACACGAAGCTCCACGACCCCCTGGAGGGCGAGGTGGACATGAGCCCCCTGGACGTCCTCCAGATGCTCGGTCGCGCCGGCCGTCCGGGCTACGACGACGTGGGCTACGGCTGGGTGGTCTGTGACGACTCGGACGCCGACAAGTACCGCGCGCTGCTCGAGGAGGGGAAAGCGATCGAGTCCCGCCTCGCGGGCAGCCTCGCGGAACACCTGAACGCCGAGATTGCGATGGGGACCATCCGCGGCCTCGGCGACGTGATGGACTGGCTGGAGACGACGTTCTACTACCGGCGCGCGCAGTCCGCCCCGGAGAGCTACGACTTCCCGAACCTCCGGGACCGCGTGCGGGACACGCTCGACTCGCTCGTCGCGGACGGGTTCATCGAGACGGACGAGGACCTCGGGCTGTCGGCCACGAGGCTCGGCGTGCTCGCCTCGACGTACTACCTCCGACTCGACACCGCCCGGGAGTTCCGCGCGGTCGCCGACGAGGAGACGGACGCCGACGGCATCCTGCGCGCCGTCGCGAACGCCGGCGAGTTCGACAGCGTGAGCGCCCGGCAGTCCGAGCGGGACGCCATCGACCGGATACTCGGCGCCGACGGCGACGAGATGGAGTCCGGCCCGCGGAAGGTGTACGCCATCCTGCGCGGGAGCATGGACGCCAGTGTGCCTGGCGAACTGCGCTCGGACGCGTGGGTCATCCGCCAGAACGCGCTCCGCCTGCTCGCCGCCCTCGGCGCGTTCTTCGAGCGCTACGACGACCCCCACGGCGCGAACGTCGCCGCCCGCCTCGAAGCACGCATCGACAACGGCGTCCCCGAGGACGCCGTCGGACTCACCGCGCTCGACGGCGTGGCCGCCGGCCGTGCACACAAACTCCACGACGAGGGCATCGACACGCCGTCGGACGTGCGCGAGTCGGGCGTCGACGGCCTCGTGGACGCCGGCCTCTCCGCCGGCGTCGCGGAGAGCGTCTTCGAGCAGACCCGCGAGATGCCCGCGGTCACCGTCGACTGGGGGGACTTCCCCGACAGCATCGCCGCCGGCGCCAACGAGATGTGCGAGGTCGTCGTGCGGAACGGCGGTGGCGGCGCGGCCGCCGGCGTACGCGTCACAGTCAACGACGTGGCGATGACCGAACGCTCGGGCTACCTCGACGACGCACTGCGCGCACCGGTCGGCGTCTTCGGCGCGAACGCCGACGTTCTGGAGTTCGAGGTCACCGTCTCCTTCTCGGAGTTGCCGCTGCTCCCGGTCACCGACACGCGAACCGTCCGCATCGAGTAG
- a CDS encoding dihydrolipoamide acetyltransferase family protein — translation MAREFKLPDVGEGVAEGEIVSWLVSEGDAVTEDQPVAEVETDKAVVEVPSPVNGTVQKIHFEAGTVVPVGDVIVTFDVEGEAAEPADAEAETEPEAEAESESKSATSRAESRTFAPPSVRRLARELGVDLDAVEGTGPSGRVTEGDVRAAAEGEEPAAAEAETATEPAETTQTTAAPSTQPAATGSQEAAGRDRTLAAPATRGLARELGVDIDDVPAVEQRDGEAFVTAEAVQQYAEGGQAAQAEAPAAGAPRQYAEGGETTEPYRGIRRTIGKQMAESKYTAPHVTHHDTAPIDALVETRARLKERATEKDVKLTYMPFVMKAIVAALKEFPILNSELREEEEEIAIKQDYNVGIAVATDAGLMVPVVKHVDQKSILQVASEVNELAQKARDRSISREEMQGGTFTVTNFGAIGGEYATPIINYPETAIMGLGAIDERPVAEDGEVRAAMTLPLSLSIDHRVIDGAEAAAFTNQVMEYLTDPELLLLE, via the coding sequence ATGGCACGAGAATTCAAACTCCCGGACGTCGGCGAGGGTGTCGCAGAGGGCGAGATAGTCAGCTGGCTCGTCTCCGAGGGCGACGCCGTCACCGAGGACCAGCCGGTCGCGGAGGTCGAGACAGACAAGGCAGTCGTGGAAGTCCCCTCGCCCGTGAACGGCACCGTGCAGAAGATACACTTCGAGGCCGGCACCGTCGTCCCCGTCGGGGACGTCATCGTCACCTTCGACGTCGAGGGCGAGGCCGCCGAACCGGCCGACGCAGAGGCCGAGACGGAACCCGAGGCCGAAGCGGAGAGCGAGAGCAAGTCCGCCACCTCGAGGGCCGAGTCGCGGACGTTCGCACCGCCGAGCGTGCGCCGACTCGCCCGCGAACTCGGCGTCGACCTCGACGCTGTCGAGGGGACCGGGCCGTCCGGTCGCGTCACCGAGGGCGACGTGCGCGCGGCCGCCGAGGGAGAGGAACCAGCGGCCGCCGAGGCCGAGACCGCGACCGAACCCGCGGAGACGACGCAGACGACCGCGGCGCCGTCGACGCAGCCTGCGGCGACGGGCAGCCAGGAGGCAGCGGGACGGGACCGCACGCTCGCGGCGCCCGCGACCCGCGGCCTCGCACGCGAACTCGGCGTCGACATCGACGACGTCCCCGCGGTCGAGCAGCGCGACGGCGAGGCGTTCGTCACCGCCGAGGCCGTCCAGCAGTACGCAGAGGGCGGCCAGGCCGCGCAGGCCGAGGCGCCCGCGGCCGGCGCTCCCCGGCAGTACGCCGAGGGTGGCGAGACGACGGAGCCCTACCGCGGCATCCGTCGCACCATCGGCAAGCAGATGGCCGAGTCGAAGTACACGGCCCCACACGTCACCCACCACGACACCGCGCCCATCGACGCGCTCGTGGAGACGCGCGCGAGACTGAAGGAGCGCGCCACCGAGAAGGACGTGAAGCTGACGTACATGCCGTTCGTGATGAAGGCGATCGTCGCGGCCCTCAAGGAGTTCCCCATCCTGAACTCCGAACTCCGCGAGGAAGAGGAGGAGATCGCCATCAAGCAGGACTACAACGTCGGCATCGCGGTGGCGACGGACGCCGGCCTGATGGTGCCCGTGGTGAAACACGTCGACCAGAAGTCGATACTGCAGGTCGCCAGCGAAGTGAACGAACTCGCCCAGAAGGCCCGTGACCGCTCGATCTCCCGCGAGGAGATGCAGGGCGGCACGTTCACCGTCACGAACTTCGGCGCCATCGGCGGCGAGTACGCCACGCCCATCATCAACTACCCGGAGACGGCCATCATGGGGCTGGGCGCCATCGACGAGCGCCCGGTCGCCGAGGACGGCGAGGTGCGCGCGGCGATGACGCTGCCGCTGTCGCTGTCTATCGACCACCGCGTCATCGACGGTGCTGAGGCCGCGGCGTTCACCAATCAGGTGATGGAGTACTTGACCGACCCCGAACTACTACTACTCGAATAA
- the pdhA gene encoding pyruvate dehydrogenase (acetyl-transferring) E1 component subunit alpha, which produces MVRVIDEDGEVVDGAEVPDLTDDEFVEMYRHMKLARRFDERAVSLQRQGRIGTYPPLSGQEGAQIGSAMALAEDDWMVPSYREHGAGLVRGLPLKQTLLYWMGHEQGNRIPEDANIFTVAVPIASQIPHATGMAWASQLRDEQDKAFLCYFGDGATSEGDFHEGLNFAGVFDTPNVFFCNNNQWAISVPRERQTASETLAQKATAYGFEGVQVDGMDPLAVYKVTKAAVEKAKDPDEGELRPTLIEAVQYRFGAHTTADDPSVYRDEEEVEKWRAKDPLPRMEKFLKRTDRLTDEDVEQMEADIEDDVADAIAAAEETPRPDPVEMFQNVYAEMPKRLEQQLEWFQSIRDEHGDEALLED; this is translated from the coding sequence ATGGTTCGGGTGATCGACGAGGACGGCGAGGTCGTCGACGGCGCGGAGGTACCGGACCTCACCGACGACGAGTTCGTCGAGATGTATCGACACATGAAACTGGCCAGACGGTTCGACGAACGAGCCGTCAGCCTCCAGCGACAGGGACGCATCGGGACGTACCCGCCGCTGTCCGGTCAGGAGGGCGCCCAGATCGGCTCCGCGATGGCGCTCGCCGAGGACGACTGGATGGTCCCGAGCTACCGCGAACACGGCGCGGGACTGGTTCGCGGCCTGCCGCTGAAGCAGACGCTGCTGTACTGGATGGGCCACGAGCAGGGCAACCGCATCCCCGAGGACGCGAACATCTTCACCGTCGCGGTGCCCATCGCCTCCCAGATTCCCCACGCCACCGGGATGGCGTGGGCGTCGCAACTCCGCGACGAGCAGGACAAGGCGTTCCTCTGCTACTTCGGCGACGGCGCGACCAGCGAGGGCGACTTCCACGAGGGGCTGAACTTCGCGGGCGTCTTCGACACGCCGAACGTCTTCTTCTGCAACAACAACCAGTGGGCGATCTCGGTGCCGCGGGAGCGACAGACCGCCTCCGAGACGCTCGCCCAGAAGGCGACGGCGTACGGCTTCGAGGGCGTGCAGGTCGACGGGATGGACCCGCTCGCGGTGTACAAGGTGACGAAGGCGGCCGTCGAGAAGGCCAAGGACCCCGACGAGGGCGAACTGCGCCCGACGCTCATCGAGGCGGTGCAGTACCGCTTCGGCGCGCACACCACGGCGGACGACCCGTCGGTGTACCGCGACGAGGAGGAGGTCGAGAAGTGGCGCGCGAAGGACCCGCTCCCGCGCATGGAGAAGTTCCTGAAGCGCACCGACCGACTCACCGACGAGGACGTCGAGCAGATGGAGGCGGATATCGAGGACGACGTCGCGGACGCCATCGCGGCGGCCGAGGAGACGCCGCGACCGGACCCCGTGGAGATGTTCCAGAACGTCTACGCGGAGATGCCCAAGCGTCTCGAACAGCAACTCGAGTGGTTCCAGTCCATTCGGGACGAACACGGCGACGAAGCGCTACTGGAGGACTAA
- a CDS encoding MATE family efflux transporter, which translates to MFDVSSEEITEGSLSRALAILAAPLVAQQVVVALGAVVDIFWLGRLNEAAVAAVGLVVPVYALIALPVTATFKGGQILTSQSVGADQDDRATRIPFHAALAGAGLAFALAALTLLVAPDIVRLLGAEGDTYTYAVTYLSTYIFAYVPFAVSDGLEGGFVGWGDSGTAFALNATNIVVNVVLDPFLIFGYGPFPEWGVFGAAMASIVGATASATLALAVAVSGRRDFSIPRDAIDLRPSLFREVLTVGGPVAFQTAGRQAARLGMVAIISIAGSTAALAAYNVGAQLATIAFVPASGLAGAATTVVGQNLGADRPGRARRATWLSVGTAVVALAVLGVLQWVFPSLIAETFAPALGEEAFGLTVEYLQILALGYWALGAIYTLESGFNGASRTSVSMYATLIQYWGVRLPIAAGGVFVFNYGVLAAFWGVTISNVAAALGLGIYFWYSTDRGLLERAASAAAAD; encoded by the coding sequence ATGTTCGACGTTTCGAGCGAGGAGATCACCGAGGGGTCCCTGTCGCGGGCGCTCGCCATCCTCGCCGCGCCCCTGGTGGCACAGCAGGTCGTCGTCGCGCTCGGTGCAGTCGTAGACATCTTCTGGCTCGGTCGGTTGAACGAGGCCGCCGTCGCCGCCGTCGGCCTCGTCGTCCCCGTGTACGCGCTCATCGCGCTCCCGGTGACTGCCACGTTCAAGGGCGGCCAGATACTCACCTCCCAGAGCGTCGGCGCCGACCAGGACGACCGGGCCACCCGAATCCCGTTCCACGCCGCGCTCGCCGGGGCCGGCCTCGCGTTCGCGCTCGCGGCCCTCACCCTCCTGGTCGCCCCCGACATCGTCAGACTGCTCGGCGCGGAGGGCGACACGTACACGTACGCCGTCACCTACCTCTCGACGTACATCTTCGCGTACGTCCCGTTCGCCGTTAGCGACGGTCTCGAAGGCGGATTCGTCGGCTGGGGTGACTCCGGTACGGCGTTCGCGCTGAACGCCACGAACATCGTCGTGAACGTCGTCCTCGACCCGTTTCTCATCTTCGGCTACGGGCCGTTCCCCGAGTGGGGCGTGTTCGGCGCGGCGATGGCGAGCATCGTCGGCGCCACGGCGAGCGCCACGCTCGCCCTCGCTGTCGCCGTCAGCGGTCGCCGCGACTTCTCGATTCCCCGGGACGCCATCGACCTCCGGCCGTCGCTGTTCCGCGAAGTGCTGACCGTCGGGGGGCCGGTCGCCTTCCAGACCGCCGGCAGGCAGGCCGCCCGCCTCGGCATGGTCGCCATCATCTCCATCGCGGGGTCGACGGCCGCGCTCGCGGCCTACAACGTCGGCGCCCAGCTCGCTACCATCGCGTTCGTCCCCGCGAGCGGACTCGCCGGTGCCGCCACGACAGTCGTCGGCCAGAACCTCGGCGCCGACCGGCCGGGCCGCGCACGCCGAGCGACCTGGCTCAGCGTCGGGACGGCCGTCGTCGCGCTGGCCGTCCTCGGCGTCCTCCAGTGGGTGTTCCCCTCGCTCATTGCGGAGACGTTCGCGCCCGCCCTCGGCGAGGAGGCGTTCGGGCTCACCGTCGAGTACCTGCAGATCCTCGCGCTCGGCTACTGGGCGCTCGGCGCCATCTACACACTCGAGTCCGGGTTCAACGGCGCGAGTCGCACGAGCGTCAGCATGTACGCGACGCTCATCCAGTACTGGGGCGTCCGCCTCCCCATCGCGGCGGGCGGGGTGTTCGTCTTCAACTACGGCGTGCTCGCGGCGTTCTGGGGCGTCACCATCTCGAACGTCGCGGCGGCGCTTGGCCTCGGAATCTACTTCTGGTACTCGACGGACCGCGGCCTGCTCGAGCGGGCGGCGTCGGCGGCCGCGGCGGACTAG
- a CDS encoding alpha-ketoacid dehydrogenase subunit beta, whose product MSENLTLVQAVRDGLRDEMAEDDDVLVMGEDVGKNGGVFRATEGLFDEFGGERVIDTPLAESGIIGTAVGMAAYGLKPVPEIQFSGFMYPGFDQIVSHMARLRTRSRGRYTCPMVLRAPMGGGIRAPEHHSESKEAFYVHEAGLKVAMPSTPHDAKGMLISAIRSPDPVIFLEPKKIYRAFREEVPDDTYEVPLGEAAVRSEGTDVSVFTWGAMTRPTIEAAENLDGDIDVEVVDLRTLSPLDIDTVVESFKKTGRAAIVHEAPQTAGVGAEITATIQEEALLYQEAPVERITGFDVPFPLAALEDYYLPEPERIESGIRDAFEF is encoded by the coding sequence ATGAGTGAGAACCTGACCCTAGTGCAGGCGGTACGGGACGGCCTCCGCGACGAGATGGCCGAAGACGACGACGTGCTCGTGATGGGCGAGGACGTCGGGAAGAACGGCGGTGTGTTCCGCGCGACCGAGGGACTCTTCGACGAGTTCGGCGGGGAGCGCGTCATCGACACGCCGCTGGCCGAGTCCGGTATCATCGGGACGGCCGTCGGGATGGCGGCCTACGGCCTGAAGCCGGTGCCCGAGATCCAGTTCTCGGGGTTCATGTACCCGGGCTTCGACCAGATCGTGAGCCACATGGCCCGCCTCCGGACGCGGAGTCGCGGCCGGTACACGTGTCCGATGGTGCTGCGCGCCCCGATGGGCGGCGGCATCCGCGCGCCGGAGCACCACTCCGAGTCCAAGGAGGCGTTCTACGTCCACGAGGCCGGGCTGAAGGTGGCGATGCCGAGCACGCCCCACGACGCGAAGGGGATGCTCATCTCGGCGATCCGCTCGCCGGACCCGGTCATCTTCCTGGAGCCGAAGAAGATCTACCGCGCGTTCCGCGAGGAGGTGCCCGACGACACCTACGAGGTGCCGCTGGGCGAGGCCGCGGTGCGCAGCGAGGGCACCGACGTCTCGGTGTTCACCTGGGGCGCGATGACGCGCCCGACCATCGAGGCCGCGGAGAACCTCGACGGCGATATCGACGTCGAGGTCGTCGACCTCCGGACGCTCAGCCCGCTCGACATCGACACGGTCGTCGAGTCGTTCAAGAAGACGGGCCGGGCGGCCATCGTCCACGAGGCGCCCCAGACCGCGGGCGTCGGCGCGGAGATCACCGCCACCATCCAGGAGGAGGCGCTGCTGTACCAGGAGGCACCGGTCGAGCGCATCACCGGCTTCGACGTGCCGTTCCCGCTGGCCGCGCTCGAAGACTACTACCTGCCGGAGCCCGAGCGCATCGAGTCGGGCATCCGTGACGCCTTCGAGTTCTGA